The genomic region CGTCAGAAACTACTAACTCTAAGTCCTCATTAAGTATATCTTCATCTATTATAAAGCCTGGTATTCCCTTATTTACAAGTGTATCGTCAATTTCGTCCTCAGACTTTAAGGCTAAATAATAGCCTTCTTCAATCTCATAACTCCAATTTATCTTACCTTTACCATCATTACTAAAACTTATTTCGGAATATTTTGGTACAGTGCTTTCTACAAATACCATAGACCCTAAAGCATATGAAGCCCAACTTAGGCTTTCAGCTATTTCTTTCGGAGCACCTATGACGTTAAATATTACAGGTAAAGAAAGGTATACTTTACCTTTATTAAGTAAAAAGCTAGTATCTATATCTTCTCTGTAAGGATCAATAGGAGGTCTAGTAACTTGTGCACCGTCACTTCTTAACCAATCTAATATCCTTGCAGGTTTCTCAACGTCTGGTGGTGCAGTACTTCCCATGCTAGTAATAGTTGGTTCGCCTTTGTTTATCAATTCATGAAGATGGGACTTCCTTCTTTTATTCCAAAGTTCTCCAAGCTTTGGATTTAACTCCTCAGCTTCTCCTTCTATACCTAAAATAGATAAAACATCCCTAGATAGACCAAAACCATATAATAAATCCCTTCTTCCTTTCAATTCCTGAATAGAGCTCAAGCCTAAATTATCCAAAATGTTAGCTAATTCTAGCGAGAATCCGTTAACAAAGTTAACTAGAGTTTTTACCCCAAACTCAATATCAAAGATCCTAGTACCGTCAATTTTACTAGTTAAAGCAGTTGGACAAGAACCTATATGGCATTTATGAACCATCACACAGCCCATTGCTATTAGTGCTGCAGTACCTACACTTACAATGTCTGCACCTAAAGCTATTAATTTTGCAGCATCTGTAGCATCTGAAATCCTACCTGCGGCTATTATGGTAAACTTGTCTCTTAATCCTTCCTTTTTTAATACGCTGTCTGCAGAAGCTACGGCTAACTCTATAGGTATGCCTAAATTATCCCTAATAACTTCTGGAGTAGCTCCAGTTCCTGCTCCGTGGCCGTCTATTATTATTCCGTCAGCTCCCATTCTTGCTACTCCAGAAGTTATATACGGTATGTAATTTGTGGCCGCGACTTTAACAAAGACGGGCTTTCCAGTAGCTTCCTTTAATGCTTCTATCCTTTGTCCAAGATCTTCTATAGAATATATATCATGATGAGGGGCTGGGGATATAGCGTCTATTCCCTCTGGTATTCGCCTTGTCATAGAAATAGCCTTAGTAACCTTACTTCCGGGTAAATGACCTCCTATCCCAGGTTTTGCACCTTGTCCTATCTTTATCACTACTCCTAATCCTGCATTTAACACATCTATATCAACGCCAAACCTTGCTGAAGCCCACTGGACAAAAATTCTCTTATGCTTTGCTACTTCAGGATGAAGTCCACCTTCACCAGTTCCAGCTAGCGTACCAGTTAAATCTGCTGCAGTTGCAATAGCAATATTAGGATTTCCGCTTAACGCACCATAAGACATGTCTCCTAAATAAAGGGGAGTTGTCATTTCTATCCCGGAGAATGAAAGATATGTACTGGCCAAAGGCTTCTCAACTATTTTCCCTTCTACATTCTTAAATTCAATTCTATCTAATATCCGTAAACTATTCCTTCTTTTATCAAGAATTTTGTAAGGTTTGCCTGTAATGGCTAAGTGCCTAATATGCTCTATTTTATCTATAGTCCAAAATTCTGAATCTGTTTGCTTAGGTAAAGGTAAATACGCCTTGATAATCAAAGCGAGTCAAAAAAGAATGTGTCAATATTGTTATATATGTGTTTATGAGAATCTTTTACGTAAATTATGGTTCGAACTAATGTAAATTAATCATCATTTCATCACTATCATAGTTAAAACTTAGAACAACTATATAATGCATTATAAACTATGCTTCGATAAAACCTAAAGATAGCATAAACTATTTAATTATACCAGGTATATTATGAAAAGGATTCATAATTAAAGGTAATCTTATCGAATGATTTTATTGCTTAAAAATTTGAAAAAGATTTTACTACGATACCTTTAATTTTTGGAAAAATGCAAAGTTAATTATTCAAACCATCACAAAATTTGTATTTAACGTGGGGCCGCCGGGATTTGAACCCGGGACCACCAGCGTTCTGGTGGTTAGGGATCTATCCCCAGGCTGGCATCCTAGTCCTGGCTAGACTACGGCCCCATTTATAGTTGTTATATTTTCATTTAAAAATCATTCCCCATATAATACTTTGAGAGAGAGAGGTAGCCGAAAGTATTAAACTAAGCTAAAGCATTGTAATACGCTCATAATACTCTTTACAAAACTCTAGGGGTTAATATAAATTGCTTTTCAACACATTGTAGTTTTAGGTGTTGCAAAATCCCAGTAAGATACGTTTGTAAAAACTGTGGGTATGAGTTATATAGATTTGAAAAGGTAGGACAAGACTTTTACGGTGTAAGAACTCCCTCGGAAATAAAGTCAATATATGGTGGAAAATGTCCAAAATGTGGACATCCGCTAGGAGTGCCATCTCTAAGCGAAATTAAGATAGCGTTAAGAAAGAAAGCAATTTTAGCTACTTCTTAGTTCTTTAATAAAATTAATAATTTCTTCGAATTCTATTTCATTTCTTTTATATTTCTCTCCTAGTTGATAAAATCCAAAAGCAGATAATATCTTTGTAACATTTAAAGGTCTCTCCTTAATTGATGCAGAATCATAATCTATGATGTAAGTCCTTGCTTGAGTAACTAAAACGTTTTTCCAGGGTCTTGATATCTCCTCATGTTGTACGTGTACGTCTTCAAGATATTTAGCCCTAATTAAAAGATCTCCTAAATATCTTAAATCATACCTAGTAAGAGGGCTACCGTTTACATATTCCATAATAATATAATTAACTCCATGGCCGAATACCTTAGGCGCAGAAGGATAGGATATCTCTTGAATTTTTGCCTCTAATTCTAGGCTATTTTTTGGAGAGTCGGTTCTTCTTATTTTAACAACCTTTCCTTCTCCTATGTAAACTACTATTCCAGTCTTGCCTTTGCCTATTACGTTAACCTTTCCAAGACTAACATTACCAAAAGAATAGGCATAATATATCCCTGCGCTCTTTAATTCTTCCTCTACATCTTTAGAGTACTTTGGGTAAATGAATTTGCTTATTTCAACCAGGTTGGAGTTTTCCTCAGGAATGCCTTTAAGCATGGCTCCTTTGGCTCTCTATCTAACCAATATTGTTCCACGACTTTATAATTGTATTTCAGCGATATAGCGGACTTAACTATATCTTCAATTTTATCATTTCTCCTCTCTTTAATTGAGTAAAGTCTTCCGTCTTCTCCAACCCATATATTATCATTCTTACTAATAAAATCGTCTAAATCCATATAAAATGGAGGACCTTGGTTTAACTTGTAATTGCCTATTTCTTTACTTTCAAGCTGTAAAGCAAACAAGAGATTCTTTATATCGCCATATGCTTGAACATCTATAACTCTATATCCATAATTTCTTAGAATGTTAAAGATCTTTTCAACAGATTTATTTATTTGACCCCAAAGTAAATCCTCTACTACGTTATTATCTAGAATCTCTATCTTAGTAACTAAAACGTCTCCTTTTATCTTATCCCCAGCTGGCTCTGGTGGGAAGAAGAACTTTTCGGAAGGATTCTTAAGAAAGTACCTAGAGGCTATAGAAAATTCTGCTAATCTCTTGAGAGAAACTGCTGCTCCAGCGTTCCTGGATGGATCTACTGGATCTGGTAAAATTAAGGGGCATTTAAAATCCCTTTCTGGCTTTACAATGAAAATTTTAACCGGAGGCTTCCATTTTGAGGCGTTCTTTAAAACTTCCAGAAAACTGCCAAACTTTACTATAAGTAACTCCGTAACATAGCCCGAAAATCCCCTAACTTTTATTTCTGCACCGTAAACTCCTATTCCTTTCATAAACCTCTTTAGTAGGCGTACTTCGTCTTTTTGCTCCTCACTTAAATGGGAATTTATAAATTCTGTATGGAAAGGCGTCCTATCTACGGCAGTAATTGGTTTTTCTCCTTCCTCAATTTTTAAAGCAGGAACTATATCAATCTCAATACCCTTATGATTAACAATCAAATAAGGATGTTCAGCATAAGCAGTTGTAATATTAAATCCAGATAATCTTTCTCTCAAAATTTTAATTGCTTCTGTAGATATATATTCCTTTCCCACATTCTTAGGAAAGAATACGAATACGTCAACGTCTGCATCGCCCTTTAACCACGTTCCTTTCCTAAAAGACCCATGAATTTCTGCATCTAGGCCGTTAAGTCTCTCAATGACTTCATTTACTATTAACTTAACCTTCTCCTCGTCTTCCCTTGTAGGTTTTATTTTATCTAAAACTTTCTTTAGAAGCTCTTCGCTCATTTTCCAGCCACTCCTAAAATTTCATCGTAAATTGGGCCTTTTGGTGTTAAAGTGCTTTTATAAAGTATAACTTTATCAACTATAAAATCTCCGAAGTAATCGTTATAATGCTGATTAATAACGTTTGCTAAGTTAAATAGATTTGAAGGACCTTTTACTCTGCCCAAGGTTATGTGAGGAACGAACTCTTTCTCATCTTCTGGTCTAATTCCTCTACTTCTAAGCTCTTTTAATAAAAAAGACCTTATCTCCCTAAGTTGAGGGAATCCTTCTGAAATTCCAACCCATACAACTCTAGGCTTTGTAATGCTTGGAAATGCTCCCATTCCTTTCATGGCTATTTTAAATTTATTGAACTGAAGTAATGATACCGCTTCTTTTACTAAGTCCACTTTATTGTCTGGCACTTCTCCAATGAAGATTAGGGTTATGTGTATATTATCTGTCTCTACAAGCTTTACATCTGCTCCACTTAATTTAATTTCATTATAGATATCATTCAGTTTTTGGAATTGTGGAACTTTT from Acidianus ambivalens harbors:
- a CDS encoding FMN-binding glutamate synthase family protein, with amino-acid sequence MIIKAYLPLPKQTDSEFWTIDKIEHIRHLAITGKPYKILDKRRNSLRILDRIEFKNVEGKIVEKPLASTYLSFSGIEMTTPLYLGDMSYGALSGNPNIAIATAADLTGTLAGTGEGGLHPEVAKHKRIFVQWASARFGVDIDVLNAGLGVVIKIGQGAKPGIGGHLPGSKVTKAISMTRRIPEGIDAISPAPHHDIYSIEDLGQRIEALKEATGKPVFVKVAATNYIPYITSGVARMGADGIIIDGHGAGTGATPEVIRDNLGIPIELAVASADSVLKKEGLRDKFTIIAAGRISDATDAAKLIALGADIVSVGTAALIAMGCVMVHKCHIGSCPTALTSKIDGTRIFDIEFGVKTLVNFVNGFSLELANILDNLGLSSIQELKGRRDLLYGFGLSRDVLSILGIEGEAEELNPKLGELWNKRRKSHLHELINKGEPTITSMGSTAPPDVEKPARILDWLRSDGAQVTRPPIDPYREDIDTSFLLNKGKVYLSLPVIFNVIGAPKEIAESLSWASYALGSMVFVESTVPKYSEISFSNDGKGKINWSYEIEEGYYLALKSEDEIDDTLVNKGIPGFIIDEDILNEDLELVVSDVDTKLKEAGVRNKFDIIAKSSKLRDSADVFKLVALGADAVIMPYQILEIAIGEGSKGNLKERAFNLISGMKKEIALMAGAAGVYSVQSSLTGNRELLRAVNLNSYIARRIRVKQAGSL
- a CDS encoding serine/threonine protein kinase translates to MLKGIPEENSNLVEISKFIYPKYSKDVEEELKSAGIYYAYSFGNVSLGKVNVIGKGKTGIVVYIGEGKVVKIRRTDSPKNSLELEAKIQEISYPSAPKVFGHGVNYIIMEYVNGSPLTRYDLRYLGDLLIRAKYLEDVHVQHEEISRPWKNVLVTQARTYIIDYDSASIKERPLNVTKILSAFGFYQLGEKYKRNEIEFEEIINFIKELRSS
- the cca gene encoding CCA tRNA nucleotidyltransferase; the protein is MSEELLKKVLDKIKPTREDEEKVKLIVNEVIERLNGLDAEIHGSFRKGTWLKGDADVDVFVFFPKNVGKEYISTEAIKILRERLSGFNITTAYAEHPYLIVNHKGIEIDIVPALKIEEGEKPITAVDRTPFHTEFINSHLSEEQKDEVRLLKRFMKGIGVYGAEIKVRGFSGYVTELLIVKFGSFLEVLKNASKWKPPVKIFIVKPERDFKCPLILPDPVDPSRNAGAAVSLKRLAEFSIASRYFLKNPSEKFFFPPEPAGDKIKGDVLVTKIEILDNNVVEDLLWGQINKSVEKIFNILRNYGYRVIDVQAYGDIKNLLFALQLESKEIGNYKLNQGPPFYMDLDDFISKNDNIWVGEDGRLYSIKERRNDKIEDIVKSAISLKYNYKVVEQYWLDREPKEPCLKAFLRKTPTWLK
- the thpR gene encoding RNA 2',3'-cyclic phosphodiesterase, which gives rise to MRLFIAIKVPQFQKLNDIYNEIKLSGADVKLVETDNIHITLIFIGEVPDNKVDLVKEAVSLLQFNKFKIAMKGMGAFPSITKPRVVWVGISEGFPQLREIRSFLLKELRSRGIRPEDEKEFVPHITLGRVKGPSNLFNLANVINQHYNDYFGDFIVDKVILYKSTLTPKGPIYDEILGVAGK